A single Filimonas effusa DNA region contains:
- a CDS encoding PorP/SprF family type IX secretion system membrane protein, with translation MKKNKNLFILLLAACLGSTAVKAQTDPHFSQYYVYPLWLNPALTGAIDGDYRVTGIYRNQWGSINNGFSTPGVSADMVTSKNINLGVNLMNQTAAGGAYNYLNGYLSVAYTGLRFGRDGNHRITVGLTGGVINRKFNPSKFQTGAQWDELANGLNLNIPMNEILSKNSAMAFDAGAGAMYFDATPGKKVNVFAGFSAYHLTQPDDPFISGGQGQKMPVRYTIHGGAKINLSDVVSITPNLLYMKQGSAEEKMAGAYAQLKASDATDFLFGANYRFDDAISPYIGFYHNNFVLGVSYDVNTSDLAKVAGNANSFEISLTFTGRKKAKTDAVPFVCPRL, from the coding sequence ATGAAAAAGAATAAGAACCTGTTTATATTACTGCTGGCTGCCTGTTTGGGCAGCACAGCGGTGAAAGCGCAAACCGATCCACATTTTTCGCAGTACTATGTTTATCCATTGTGGCTTAACCCTGCATTAACAGGTGCCATCGACGGTGATTACCGCGTTACCGGCATCTACCGCAACCAGTGGGGCAGTATCAATAACGGATTCTCTACTCCCGGTGTATCGGCGGATATGGTTACCTCAAAGAACATTAACCTGGGTGTGAACCTGATGAACCAGACGGCGGCCGGCGGGGCGTACAACTACCTGAACGGTTACCTGAGCGTAGCCTATACCGGCTTACGTTTTGGCAGAGATGGCAACCATCGTATTACAGTAGGTTTAACGGGTGGAGTCATCAACAGGAAGTTCAACCCTTCAAAATTCCAGACAGGAGCGCAATGGGATGAGCTGGCGAATGGTTTAAACCTGAACATACCAATGAACGAGATCCTGTCGAAGAACTCCGCCATGGCTTTTGACGCGGGTGCCGGCGCCATGTACTTTGACGCAACTCCGGGAAAGAAAGTGAATGTATTTGCAGGTTTTTCGGCTTATCACTTAACCCAGCCCGATGATCCGTTTATTTCCGGCGGCCAGGGACAAAAGATGCCGGTGCGTTATACCATTCACGGCGGTGCCAAAATCAACTTGTCCGATGTAGTTAGCATTACGCCTAACCTGTTATATATGAAGCAGGGATCGGCCGAAGAAAAGATGGCCGGCGCTTATGCCCAGTTAAAGGCTTCGGATGCTACTGATTTCCTGTTTGGCGCCAACTACCGCTTCGACGATGCGATCTCTCCTTATATAGGTTTTTACCACAATAATTTTGTGCTGGGAGTAAGCTACGATGTCAATACATCGGACCTCGCAAAGGTGGCAGGCAATGCCAACAGCTTCGAGATCTCGCTTACGTTTACAGGCCGTAAGAAAGCCAAGACCGATGCCGTTCCTTTCGTATGTCCCAGATTGTAG